GAACTGGCTCACAAAGGAACTATTTTCCTTGATGAAATTGGAGATTTACCCCTGACTCTTCAGGCCAAACTTCTGAGGGTTTTAGAAGACAAATGCTTTGATCGAATCGGAGGTACGAAACCTCTCAGCGTTGATATTCGGTTCATTGCTGCCACCAACAAGAATTTAAGAGTGTTAATGACGGAAGGTAAATATCGGGAAGACCTCTTTTACCGTCTCAATGTCATTAATTTTGAAGTACCTCCTTTGCGAAAGAGACGCGAGGATATCCCCATTCTCATAAAGCATTTTTTAAGTGTTTTCAACGCCCAATATCAGAAGGAAATTATGGATGTTTCCCATGACATCATAAATTCCCTTCTCAACTATAATTGGTATGGAAATGTTAGGGAACTCATGAATGTCATAGAAAGAGCTGTCATCCTATGCAAAGAGCCATTACTATCAAAAAATTACTTTGAGATGATTGATCTTCCCCAAACTGAAGATTTTGCAGAAGCTAATATCCTTGAATTAAGTCCCGAAAAACAAATGATTATTAGCCTGCTAAAGGAATATAACAACAGCAAATCAAAAGTTGCTGCACATTTAGGAATCAGTCGAGTTACCTTATATAAAAAGCTCAAGAAGTACGATATTAAGTCAACCCCAGATTACCGGTGATATGAAGCAACTTTATACATCATATGAATATAACAAAGACATCGAAACTTTTTCTTACGATGCCTTTTTCAGCATTTGGCCGCTGCTTCTTAACTTAGGCCCCCAAAACCCCGACTGCGGGTCCTGAGGAAATAAAGAAAAGATGCCGTCTGAGCCTAGGGAGGCCGTGAACGGCAGAACCCTTATCTGTCAAGAGTGGCTGAATTAGAGGCTGAGTTAAAAGTGTAAAGCATCCTGAAAACCGTCACCGCTACTTAAGACGTCATGATCAAGAATCTCTAATAATACAATACTTTGCTGCTTTTCTGACAACAGTAGAGGCATCAACTTTTAATTCCTTAGCCATCTGCCTAGTAGTACGATAGTTAGCATAGGCTCTTTCCAACAGCTGCTTCTCGACACTTTCTACAGCATCCCTTAATGGCACTATCCCCGAAACAATAATATATGAGGAACTAATCCCTACTTTATCCCGCAGGTAGGAAGGTAAATCCTCGCCGGCGATGTTATCATCTATGGTAGTAACAACCATTCTCTCAATAAGGTTTTCCAATTCTCTGATATTGCCGGGCCAGTCATACTGCATCAGAATATCAACTACTGCCTGTGATATCTTTTTATTCTTTTTATATTTGTAGTTAAATACCTCAAGGAAATGTGCCGCCAGCGGGGGTATATCATCTTTGCGGTCGCGCAGGGGCGGGACATGCACCGGCACTACATTTAACCGGTAATAAAGATCCTCGCGAAACTGCTTTTGCTGCACCATTTCTAACAGAACCCTGTTTGTAGCGGCGACAATGCGCACATCCACATTAATAACACTTGATCCCCCGACCCGGATAATTTCTTTGTTTTGCAAAAACCTCAGCACCTTGACCTGTAAATTCAGCGGCATTTCACCAATTTCATCCAGAAATAAAGTCCCTCCGGAAGCCAGTTCAATATATCCTGATTTGCCCTCTTTTTTGGCCCCGGTAAAGGCCCCGCCATTATAGCCAAATAATTCCGATTCCAGTAAATTCTCAGGAATAGCACCGCAGTTTACCTTAATAAACGGTTTATCCCGGCGTGAGCTGTTGCTGTGAATTGTCTCGGCTATCAGTTCCTTACCGGTACCTGATTCACCGGTGATTAAAATAGTAGAATCCACTGAGGCCAACCTTATCACCATATCCAACAGGTGCCTCATCTTGGCCGAGCTAACGACTAAGTTTTCAGAATTATCATACCGCATCTTCAAAGTGCGAAGCTGGTTTTCATAGTGCTGGCTCAGCCCCTGTGCTTTTTTCAGCTTGTGTTTTAACAGATTTAGTTCAGTGATATCCCTGACATTACAGACAACCCTGATTATTTCACCACGTGCGTCTATGACCGGGTTTCCCGTAGTCAGCGTAAGCTTACCGGTTTTGCTTGTCTGCATAATCGTGATGGATTTCTTCTTCTCCAAGACATGGCAGGTTACAGGTTCAGAAATAATACCGTCTCTTCTAATGTCCTCCACACTTAGTCCCAAGTATTCATGGGCATCGATGCCCGTCAGCTGTTCAAAGGCCTTATTGTAGCGCAGAATGTATCCTTTGCCGTCAGTTATAAATAACCCGTCAAAGGATGATTCCACTATAGCATCCAATTCCTCATTTAATTCCTTTACATAGCACAGTTCCTTGGACATCTTATCCAGCTCGGAGATATCCTGGAGCACCGCAACGGCACCGATAATCTTACCGTCTTTTTTAATCGGAGAACGGTTGGACATAAAGTAGCGGTCATTAAGTTTTACTTTCATAAAAGTTTCAACTTTTCCGGTCTGAATTACATCCATCAGTTTAGTAGTAGGAAGCACATCCAGTATATTTTTCCCGGCAACATCCTCTGCCTCAATACCCAGCAACTTGGCGGCCGACAAATTCCAGACCTTAATGATGCCTTTTTCATCCACCGAAATAATTGCATTATGAGTCGAATTTATAATCGTATCAAGTTC
This Desulfosporosinus orientis DSM 765 DNA region includes the following protein-coding sequences:
- a CDS encoding sigma-54-dependent Fis family transcriptional regulator, which encodes MKVREIMTSDPLTISPNHKVCEVVNIFIANKIDGAPVLDENGKLVGLFTKSHIYRAISRGLDMNTKVEALMTRKILTGHPEDEFGDVVNATVPRLPVVNENGRVVGIITRGDIAKAFFNSYRNMSLELDTIINSTHNAIISVDEKGIIKVWNLSAAKLLGIEAEDVAGKNILDVLPTTKLMDVIQTGKVETFMKVKLNDRYFMSNRSPIKKDGKIIGAVAVLQDISELDKMSKELCYVKELNEELDAIVESSFDGLFITDGKGYILRYNKAFEQLTGIDAHEYLGLSVEDIRRDGIISEPVTCHVLEKKKSITIMQTSKTGKLTLTTGNPVIDARGEIIRVVCNVRDITELNLLKHKLKKAQGLSQHYENQLRTLKMRYDNSENLVVSSAKMRHLLDMVIRLASVDSTILITGESGTGKELIAETIHSNSSRRDKPFIKVNCGAIPENLLESELFGYNGGAFTGAKKEGKSGYIELASGGTLFLDEIGEMPLNLQVKVLRFLQNKEIIRVGGSSVINVDVRIVAATNRVLLEMVQQKQFREDLYYRLNVVPVHVPPLRDRKDDIPPLAAHFLEVFNYKYKKNKKISQAVVDILMQYDWPGNIRELENLIERMVVTTIDDNIAGEDLPSYLRDKVGISSSYIIVSGIVPLRDAVESVEKQLLERAYANYRTTRQMAKELKVDASTVVRKAAKYCIIRDS